In one window of Chryseobacterium sp. JV274 DNA:
- a CDS encoding MarR family winged helix-turn-helix transcriptional regulator, whose amino-acid sequence MEKLNSIIFYNIDKAIRAYRNYAQRQLKAHGYTITIDQWLIIKAILENPGITQNEIGDLVFKDNASVTRIIDLMVKSEYITRHVHPEDRRKTNLEVTDSGVKVIREVQNIVEKNRKTALKGIKNEELEVMYSALLKISENCLNPKK is encoded by the coding sequence ATGGAAAAGTTAAATTCAATTATATTCTACAACATAGACAAAGCAATCAGAGCCTACAGAAACTATGCACAGCGGCAGCTGAAAGCGCATGGCTATACGATCACGATTGATCAGTGGCTTATCATCAAAGCGATTCTGGAAAACCCGGGAATTACCCAGAATGAGATTGGTGATCTTGTTTTCAAAGACAATGCTTCTGTCACGAGGATTATTGATTTAATGGTAAAATCCGAATACATTACAAGACATGTTCATCCTGAAGACCGCCGAAAAACCAATCTGGAAGTAACAGATTCCGGAGTAAAAGTGATCAGAGAGGTTCAGAATATCGTGGAGAAGAACCGTAAAACGGCTTTGAAGGGTATTAAAAATGAGGAACTGGAAGTCATGTATTCAGCTTTACTGAAAATTTCAGAAAACTGTCTTAACCCTAAAAAGTAA
- a CDS encoding M1 family aminopeptidase, which produces MNTIFLFEAGRTSKHWLTYLVALLLAALGIFCGSQFNLSVGEGIYLNSPYTIGFMTGILSLAIIFFASVYALQLLFKDQDSKFDHILFSFPFSKSSYLKGKFTTYFLQTFVSFSFLMTGFLIGQIMRTGSEMQEGFNIIHYIYPLLIFGLINSFFVCSFLFLISFIVKKKLLVVVGGLLLYVLYMIVLLFSNSPFMAGSLPQSLETQQLSALIDPFGLSAYFMQARDLSSYQKNIQMVPFTGYLLFNRLLFILISVGFLLLSFRLFSFSNVSGKKVKTSGPIQLLSETDRSEYSTVSANFGGSASSRAVFSFVKIDLTYLFKSIAVPAVSILLLFCVGMEMYAEIEKGIRLPQKYAGSGLMAKTISENFHLLGLLISVYFLNDIFWRSRSSGFFLIENSTYFSKNRVTGHFISISLLLFFFTGILIAEGIVFQAAYQYFYIDWRAYLGVFLFNTFPLILFSGLILLINDRIPNKFIALAVSIPAVFVLSGPVSGKIISYPLFRIFSDFKGTYSDFNGYGIYEKAFAQRLLFGTGIICTLWMFNHFIRIKKISVIPSGLSILLLISGIFAGVFFMKGYVPKNEDLAILSSVEYEKNFRKYENLPQPDITDITTEINLYPSENAYQIIGKYTLTNQTGRPINKILINFNEDLKLESAVLISGRETMKINKNTKEVVLKQAIQSGETASLNFNLFYQWFAVNGHQSFNSVIENGSFMRISRYYPTIGYQKDYEIQDEKQRSQFRLGKLTELKKPEAPEVVKKDFINLNMTVSTEENQTAIGTGDLVKKWTKSGRHYFRYKADQIPFRFAVSSANYEIKSERYKGITINIFYHQKHFENVDHLLENAKLTLDYCQQNFGKYPFATINFAEISSFTRGFAATAYPSAVFMPEDMVFHANIQADKKQDVINELAGHELSHLWWGNSQINPDNREGSVMLTETLAMYTEMMLYKKMHGREKMMERIQVHEQIYDNEKGLSENVPIYKATGGVPHISYSKGAAAMVELSNLIGEENVNTALKSFLNNNQYPKKPSSLDLINEFYKAAPNASVRKQIDRLFKTTENITFTSESKNASTKTNQK; this is translated from the coding sequence ATGAACACTATATTTTTATTTGAAGCCGGACGCACTAGCAAGCACTGGCTCACCTATCTTGTGGCCTTACTTTTAGCAGCTCTCGGTATTTTTTGCGGGAGCCAGTTTAATCTTTCAGTAGGAGAAGGAATTTATTTAAACTCACCCTATACCATCGGTTTTATGACCGGAATACTAAGTCTTGCTATTATTTTTTTTGCCAGCGTGTATGCCTTACAGCTGTTGTTTAAAGATCAGGATTCAAAATTTGACCATATTCTGTTTTCATTTCCTTTTTCAAAGTCCAGTTACCTGAAAGGGAAATTCACCACTTATTTCCTCCAGACCTTTGTAAGTTTTTCATTTCTGATGACAGGATTTCTCATAGGACAAATCATGCGTACCGGCAGTGAAATGCAGGAAGGTTTTAATATCATTCATTACATCTATCCACTATTGATCTTCGGCCTCATCAACAGCTTTTTTGTCTGCAGTTTCCTGTTTCTTATTTCATTTATTGTTAAGAAAAAACTACTGGTTGTAGTGGGCGGGCTGCTTCTGTATGTGTTATATATGATTGTTTTACTGTTTTCCAACTCTCCTTTTATGGCGGGAAGTTTGCCACAGTCTTTAGAGACACAACAGCTTTCGGCTTTGATTGACCCTTTTGGACTGTCTGCTTATTTCATGCAGGCCCGTGATCTGAGTTCATATCAGAAAAATATTCAGATGGTTCCTTTTACAGGTTATCTGCTGTTCAACAGACTCTTATTTATCCTGATATCAGTTGGATTTCTTCTTCTTTCATTCAGGTTATTTTCATTCTCCAATGTATCCGGAAAGAAAGTAAAAACATCGGGACCTATTCAGTTATTATCTGAAACGGATAGATCAGAATATTCAACTGTTTCAGCAAACTTTGGCGGATCGGCTTCTTCTCGGGCTGTATTTTCTTTTGTAAAAATCGACCTTACGTATCTGTTCAAAAGCATTGCTGTTCCTGCTGTTTCTATCCTCCTTTTATTTTGTGTCGGCATGGAAATGTATGCCGAGATTGAAAAAGGAATTCGCCTTCCGCAGAAATATGCCGGTTCTGGACTTATGGCTAAAACTATTTCAGAGAATTTCCATCTGCTTGGCCTTCTTATTTCAGTGTATTTTCTGAACGATATCTTCTGGAGAAGCCGGTCTTCCGGATTTTTCCTCATTGAAAACAGTACTTATTTCTCCAAAAACAGAGTAACCGGGCATTTTATTTCAATCAGCCTCCTGCTGTTTTTCTTTACAGGAATTTTAATTGCTGAGGGAATTGTTTTCCAGGCTGCCTATCAGTATTTTTATATCGACTGGAGGGCTTATCTGGGTGTTTTCCTTTTCAACACTTTCCCCTTGATCCTTTTTTCCGGATTGATCCTTCTGATTAATGACAGAATTCCTAATAAGTTCATTGCACTCGCAGTTTCCATTCCCGCAGTTTTTGTATTGTCCGGTCCTGTTTCCGGGAAAATCATCTCCTACCCTCTTTTCAGAATATTTTCAGATTTTAAAGGCACTTACAGTGATTTTAACGGCTATGGGATCTATGAAAAGGCTTTTGCACAAAGACTTCTGTTCGGAACGGGTATCATCTGTACTTTATGGATGTTTAATCATTTTATAAGGATTAAAAAAATCTCTGTCATTCCTTCTGGTCTCAGTATTCTTCTGCTGATTTCAGGAATTTTTGCCGGAGTATTTTTTATGAAAGGATATGTTCCTAAAAATGAAGACCTGGCTATCTTAAGCTCAGTAGAATATGAAAAAAACTTCCGGAAGTATGAAAATCTGCCACAGCCTGATATTACTGATATTACCACAGAAATCAATCTTTATCCTTCAGAAAACGCCTATCAGATTATAGGGAAATATACTCTTACCAATCAAACCGGTCGGCCCATCAATAAAATACTCATCAACTTTAATGAGGATCTGAAACTTGAATCTGCCGTATTGATATCGGGTCGGGAAACCATGAAAATTAACAAAAACACTAAAGAAGTTGTATTAAAACAGGCTATTCAATCGGGCGAGACAGCTTCCCTGAATTTCAACCTGTTTTACCAATGGTTTGCGGTCAATGGCCATCAATCCTTTAATTCCGTTATTGAAAACGGTTCTTTTATGAGGATCAGCAGATATTATCCCACCATCGGTTATCAAAAGGATTATGAAATTCAGGATGAAAAACAACGCAGCCAATTCAGATTGGGAAAACTTACGGAACTGAAGAAGCCGGAAGCTCCTGAAGTAGTAAAAAAGGATTTCATTAATCTCAATATGACTGTTTCTACTGAAGAGAATCAGACAGCCATAGGCACAGGAGACCTAGTAAAGAAATGGACAAAATCCGGCCGTCATTATTTCCGGTATAAAGCAGATCAGATTCCTTTCCGGTTTGCCGTTTCTTCAGCTAACTATGAAATAAAAAGTGAGCGCTATAAAGGAATCACCATCAATATCTTTTATCATCAAAAACATTTTGAAAACGTAGATCATCTTCTGGAAAACGCAAAGCTTACTTTGGATTACTGCCAGCAGAATTTCGGGAAATATCCTTTTGCAACCATTAATTTTGCAGAGATTTCTTCTTTCACCAGAGGCTTTGCTGCAACAGCTTATCCTTCTGCAGTCTTTATGCCTGAAGATATGGTTTTCCATGCCAATATACAGGCGGATAAAAAACAGGATGTCATCAATGAATTGGCTGGTCATGAGCTTTCCCATCTCTGGTGGGGAAACAGCCAGATCAATCCTGACAATAGAGAGGGTTCTGTAATGCTAACCGAAACACTGGCTATGTATACGGAAATGATGCTTTACAAAAAAATGCACGGAAGAGAAAAAATGATGGAAAGAATCCAGGTGCATGAGCAGATCTATGACAATGAAAAAGGATTGTCTGAAAATGTTCCGATCTATAAAGCTACGGGAGGTGTTCCTCATATTTCTTATTCCAAAGGTGCTGCAGCCATGGTAGAATTGAGCAATTTAATTGGTGAAGAGAACGTGAACACGGCTTTAAAAAGCTTTCTGAACAATAATCAATATCCCAAGAAACCCTCTTCACTGGATCTGATTAATGAATTTTACAAAGCTGCTCCGAATGCCTCAGTCAGAAAACAGATCGACAGATTATTCAAAACCACAGAAAATATAACGTTTACTTCAGAGTCGAAAAATGCTTCTACAAAGACAAATCAGAAATAA
- a CDS encoding helix-turn-helix domain-containing protein: MPIIVNLDVMLAKRKMQSKELAEKLGITPVNLSILKTGKAKGVRFDTLEAICKILECQPGDILEFKE; this comes from the coding sequence ATGCCAATTATAGTCAACTTAGATGTGATGCTTGCCAAACGAAAAATGCAGAGTAAAGAATTGGCAGAAAAACTGGGTATCACGCCCGTCAACCTCTCTATCCTTAAAACCGGAAAAGCCAAAGGGGTCCGCTTCGATACGCTTGAAGCCATCTGTAAAATCCTGGAATGCCAGCCCGGCGATATTCTTGAATTTAAAGAGTAA
- a CDS encoding TonB-dependent receptor — translation MTRILSFIFICILILFSSRYSAQQAAQSFSLSGNIQSGKAEQMEINLFNADHQLIKTEIADGNGKFNFNDLKQGTYQVKINRNGTEVYHSENISLAENTTLPSIDLNIKSIEGVTITKTKPLIERQDGKMIMNVENSIASTGNSAFEVLEKAPGVSIDNNDNISLRGKGNLLIQIDGKNTPMTGSDLANYLKGIPSSTIEKIEFITNPSSKYDAAGSAIINIKLKKEQRKGTNGSVSTSLGTGKYVKNNNSFSINHRNKKINIFGNYSFAYREAYNGLVLDRNFYEANNFKKAYVQDNYLKFKFNSHVAKAGMDYYLNDKNVLGFSVGLVSNKFNVNGDNSNVTLGSSHLPESSFTTVNRSNDRWTNLSFNLNHKYTIDSLGSEISTDFDYINYANSSLQSFDTQTHEIASGTDNLDIIKGDMDGKLNIYSLKSDLTKNFNHEWKLETGIKTSFVKTDNDLKFFNASSGILIPDLSKTNHFIYEENINAVYGNVSKKWEKFKATAGLRMENTNVKGTQLTTNQINKRNYTQLFPSAVFSYDLTDKSNLEVNFSRRITRPSYNQLNPFKFYLDPTTLKAGNPDLNAQTTMNYELTYSLSNKYFATLSYSKTSNNITDILKPVVENGQVVTVQTIENLSSVSYFGLNLIAPVKVTKWWDMNNSANFYYGSYTGNVSGTQINNKGNFTFSINSINSFKLGNGFTAELTGNYKAREIYAYLNVSPNWYLNIGAQKKFKNNSTLKLAFTDMFFTSNIKGQTVYNDYLENFAVKRDTRVVTLSYAYNFGSSKNGQPRKTGGAEDLKQRIGS, via the coding sequence ATGACCAGAATACTCTCATTTATATTTATCTGTATACTGATCTTGTTCAGCAGCAGATATTCTGCCCAACAGGCTGCACAGAGTTTTTCATTGTCCGGAAATATACAATCCGGCAAAGCTGAGCAGATGGAGATCAATCTCTTTAATGCAGATCATCAGTTAATCAAAACAGAAATTGCTGATGGTAATGGTAAGTTTAATTTTAATGATTTAAAACAAGGAACTTATCAGGTAAAGATCAATAGAAACGGTACTGAAGTCTATCATTCAGAAAATATTTCATTGGCCGAAAATACGACTCTACCTTCCATAGACCTGAATATAAAATCTATTGAAGGTGTAACGATCACCAAAACCAAACCTCTTATTGAAAGACAGGACGGAAAGATGATTATGAATGTTGAAAACAGCATTGCCAGCACCGGAAATTCCGCTTTTGAAGTATTGGAAAAAGCTCCGGGAGTGAGTATTGACAATAATGATAATATAAGCCTTCGCGGAAAAGGAAATCTTCTGATTCAGATTGACGGCAAAAATACACCAATGACGGGAAGTGACCTTGCCAATTACCTTAAGGGAATTCCATCCTCTACGATTGAAAAGATAGAATTCATTACCAACCCATCTTCCAAATATGATGCAGCAGGATCTGCAATCATTAATATTAAGCTTAAAAAGGAACAGAGAAAAGGAACCAACGGAAGTGTTTCCACGTCATTGGGAACGGGTAAATATGTGAAGAATAATAACAGTTTCAGTATTAACCACCGAAATAAGAAAATCAATATTTTCGGAAATTACAGCTTTGCCTACAGGGAAGCTTACAACGGTCTGGTCCTGGACAGGAATTTCTATGAAGCCAACAATTTCAAAAAAGCATATGTACAGGATAATTATCTGAAATTCAAATTCAACAGCCATGTTGCCAAAGCGGGAATGGATTATTATCTGAATGATAAAAATGTGCTTGGCTTTTCTGTAGGGCTGGTTTCAAATAAATTCAATGTAAACGGAGATAATTCTAACGTGACACTGGGAAGCAGCCATCTTCCTGAAAGCTCATTCACCACCGTCAACAGATCGAATGACCGCTGGACCAATCTTTCATTCAATCTTAACCATAAATACACGATTGATTCTTTAGGCTCTGAAATCTCTACTGATTTCGATTACATTAATTATGCAAATTCTTCGCTGCAAAGTTTTGATACCCAAACACATGAAATAGCCAGCGGAACAGATAATCTGGATATTATAAAAGGTGATATGGATGGAAAACTGAACATTTATTCTTTAAAGTCTGATCTTACCAAGAATTTTAACCATGAATGGAAGCTGGAAACGGGAATTAAAACCAGCTTTGTAAAAACAGACAATGATCTGAAGTTTTTCAATGCGAGTTCCGGAATTCTGATCCCTGATCTTTCCAAAACCAATCATTTTATTTACGAAGAAAATATTAATGCGGTCTATGGAAATGTCTCTAAAAAATGGGAAAAGTTCAAAGCGACTGCCGGACTAAGAATGGAAAACACCAATGTAAAAGGAACCCAGCTTACCACGAATCAAATTAACAAAAGAAATTACACACAATTGTTTCCAAGTGCCGTCTTTTCTTATGATCTGACAGATAAAAGTAACCTTGAAGTTAATTTCAGCAGAAGAATCACAAGACCGAGCTACAACCAGCTGAATCCGTTTAAGTTTTATCTTGATCCCACCACGCTTAAGGCAGGAAATCCTGATCTGAATGCACAGACCACGATGAATTATGAACTGACTTACAGCTTGAGCAACAAATATTTTGCAACATTAAGCTATAGTAAGACCTCTAATAATATCACAGATATCCTTAAACCTGTGGTAGAAAACGGACAGGTGGTAACGGTACAGACCATTGAAAACCTGAGTTCTGTATCTTATTTCGGATTAAATCTTATTGCTCCTGTAAAGGTGACCAAATGGTGGGATATGAACAACAGTGCTAATTTCTACTATGGATCATATACCGGGAATGTTTCAGGAACACAGATCAATAACAAAGGAAATTTCACGTTTAGCATCAACAGTATTAATTCCTTCAAATTAGGCAATGGTTTCACTGCCGAACTTACCGGAAATTACAAAGCAAGAGAAATTTACGCTTATCTGAATGTGAGTCCTAACTGGTATCTGAATATCGGAGCGCAAAAGAAATTCAAAAACAATAGCACCCTGAAGCTGGCCTTCACCGATATGTTCTTTACAAGCAATATAAAAGGGCAAACTGTTTATAATGATTATCTCGAAAACTTCGCAGTAAAAAGAGATACCCGTGTGGTAACACTTTCTTACGCCTACAATTTCGGATCTTCCAAAAACGGGCAGCCCAGAAAAACAGGAGGTGCTGAGGATCTGAAACAAAGAATTGGAAGTTAA
- a CDS encoding polyribonucleotide nucleotidyltransferase, whose amino-acid sequence MSIPQAFTEMITLADGREITIETGKLAKQADGSVVVKMGGTMLLATVVANKEANPGVDFLPLTVDYREKFYAGGRIPGNFFRREARPSDQEILTMRLVDRVLRPLFPEDFHAEVQVMISLISYDGKTIPDDLAGLAASAAIAITDIPFNGPMSEVRVVRFDGVLSVNPSYEELKNSELDIMVGATKDSIVMVEGEMKEISEQEMLEAINFGHAEIKKQIEAQERLAEKVGKAFPKREYSHENHDEEIREKVWKETYDKVYEVARTPSGKEERGEKFKAVREEFLAQYAENAEELERVTPFVKVYYHDVEKEAMRQMILEDNIRLDGRDPQTIRPIWSEIDYLPGAHGSAVFTRGETQSLTAVTLGSVKDANMVDSVISQHDEKFFLHYNFPPFSTGEARPLRGTSRREVGHGNLAQRALQAVIPEENPYTIRIVSDILESNGSSSMATVCAGTLALMDAGVKITKPVSGIAMGLITDAKSGKFTVLSDILGDEDHLGDMDFKVTGTADGITACQMDIKIQGLSMDIMEKALMQARDGRLHILNKITETISEPRADVKPHAPKMVVMEISKDFIGAVIGPGGKIIQQMQKDTDTVIAIEEVGEIGRIEIAGTDREKINAAVAKINEITFVPVVGEVYNGKVVKVMDFGAFVAIAKGTEGLLHISEIEWARLDKVPYAEGDEVEVKFMGYDDRKKMKLSRKVLLPRPPRPEGQGRPEGQRRPEGQGRPEGQRRPEGQKPQGERPVENETPSNEA is encoded by the coding sequence ATGAGTATACCTCAAGCGTTTACAGAAATGATTACTCTTGCAGATGGCAGAGAAATCACTATTGAAACAGGGAAATTGGCCAAGCAGGCTGATGGATCTGTGGTAGTAAAAATGGGTGGAACAATGCTTTTAGCAACTGTTGTAGCCAATAAAGAAGCAAATCCTGGTGTAGATTTTTTACCATTAACAGTTGATTATAGAGAAAAATTCTATGCAGGTGGAAGAATTCCTGGAAATTTCTTCCGTAGAGAAGCAAGACCTTCTGATCAGGAAATTTTAACGATGCGTTTGGTGGACAGAGTTTTACGTCCGCTTTTCCCTGAAGATTTCCACGCTGAAGTTCAGGTGATGATTTCATTAATTTCTTATGACGGAAAAACAATTCCTGATGATTTAGCAGGTTTGGCAGCTTCTGCAGCGATTGCTATTACAGATATTCCTTTCAACGGACCAATGTCTGAAGTAAGAGTTGTAAGATTTGATGGAGTGCTTTCTGTTAACCCAAGTTATGAAGAACTGAAAAATTCTGAGCTTGATATCATGGTGGGAGCTACTAAAGATTCCATCGTAATGGTAGAAGGTGAAATGAAAGAAATTTCTGAGCAGGAAATGTTGGAAGCTATTAATTTTGGTCATGCTGAAATTAAAAAACAAATCGAAGCTCAGGAGAGATTAGCAGAAAAAGTAGGAAAAGCTTTCCCTAAGAGAGAATATTCTCACGAAAATCACGACGAAGAAATTCGTGAAAAAGTATGGAAAGAAACTTATGATAAAGTATATGAAGTAGCAAGAACTCCATCTGGAAAAGAGGAGAGAGGAGAGAAATTCAAAGCAGTTCGTGAAGAATTTTTAGCTCAATATGCTGAAAATGCAGAAGAATTGGAAAGAGTAACACCTTTCGTAAAAGTATATTATCATGATGTAGAGAAAGAAGCAATGCGTCAGATGATCCTTGAAGACAATATCCGTCTTGATGGTCGTGATCCTCAAACGATCCGTCCTATCTGGTCAGAAATTGACTACCTTCCGGGAGCTCACGGTTCTGCAGTGTTTACAAGAGGTGAAACTCAGTCTTTAACAGCCGTAACTTTAGGTTCTGTGAAAGATGCAAACATGGTAGATAGTGTTATTTCTCAGCACGACGAAAAATTCTTCTTACATTATAACTTCCCTCCGTTTTCTACAGGTGAAGCAAGACCTTTAAGAGGAACTTCAAGAAGAGAAGTAGGACACGGAAACCTTGCTCAAAGAGCATTACAGGCAGTTATTCCTGAAGAAAATCCATATACCATCAGAATTGTTTCTGATATCTTAGAATCAAACGGTTCATCTTCAATGGCAACAGTTTGTGCAGGAACACTGGCACTAATGGATGCCGGGGTAAAGATTACAAAACCTGTTTCAGGTATTGCAATGGGATTGATCACGGATGCAAAATCAGGTAAATTCACTGTACTTTCTGATATCTTAGGAGATGAAGATCACCTTGGAGATATGGACTTCAAAGTAACAGGTACTGCAGACGGTATCACTGCTTGTCAGATGGATATCAAAATTCAGGGACTTTCTATGGATATCATGGAAAAAGCTTTGATGCAGGCAAGAGACGGAAGATTACACATCTTAAATAAAATCACTGAAACAATCTCTGAACCAAGAGCAGACGTGAAGCCTCACGCTCCGAAAATGGTAGTAATGGAAATCTCTAAAGACTTCATTGGTGCTGTAATCGGGCCTGGAGGAAAGATCATTCAGCAGATGCAGAAAGATACGGATACCGTTATTGCTATTGAAGAAGTAGGGGAGATTGGACGTATCGAAATTGCAGGAACAGACAGAGAGAAAATCAATGCTGCTGTTGCTAAGATCAATGAAATTACTTTCGTACCGGTTGTAGGAGAAGTTTACAATGGTAAAGTAGTGAAAGTAATGGACTTCGGTGCATTTGTGGCGATTGCTAAAGGAACAGAAGGACTTCTTCACATTTCTGAAATTGAATGGGCTCGTCTTGACAAAGTTCCTTATGCTGAAGGTGATGAAGTAGAAGTGAAGTTCATGGGTTACGATGACCGTAAGAAAATGAAACTTTCAAGAAAAGTTCTTTTACCAAGACCTCCAAGACCTGAAGGACAGGGGAGACCAGAAGGGCAAAGAAGACCGGAAGGACAAGGAAGACCTGAGGGACAAAGAAGACCAGAAGGACAAAAGCCACAAGGTGAAAGACCAGTGGAAAACGAAACTCCTTCTAACGAAGCTTAA
- a CDS encoding ABC transporter ATP-binding protein, which produces MNTLSINNLSLTYKNGFQAIKDISLDIKNGMFGLLGPNGAGKSSLMKTIVGLQKPTSGTILFNEVDIIKNPDYIKQNLGFLPQDFGVYPKVSAYDLLEHIAVLKGITDKNQRKNQILGLLEKVNLSDFAKKEVHTFSGGMKQRFGVAQALLGDPKIIIVDEPTAGLDPEERNRFNTLLNDISQEVIVILSTHLVEDVRNLCSEMAVMNHGQILRKGNPGKLIAALDNKIWSKPIDKTELDTYSSNYEIISRQLLERELHITVFSEESPKNFSSVTPLLEHVYFHTLTQKP; this is translated from the coding sequence ATGAATACATTATCCATCAACAACTTAAGTCTTACCTATAAAAATGGTTTTCAAGCCATTAAGGACATTTCTCTCGACATCAAAAACGGAATGTTCGGACTGCTGGGACCCAACGGAGCCGGAAAATCATCTCTGATGAAAACCATTGTGGGGCTTCAGAAACCAACATCGGGAACGATTCTTTTCAATGAAGTAGATATTATCAAGAATCCCGATTATATCAAACAGAATCTTGGATTTCTTCCTCAGGATTTTGGAGTTTATCCGAAAGTATCAGCCTACGACCTATTGGAACATATTGCTGTATTGAAAGGTATCACCGATAAAAACCAACGTAAAAATCAAATTCTGGGTCTGCTTGAAAAGGTCAACCTTTCTGATTTTGCTAAAAAAGAAGTACACACCTTCTCAGGAGGGATGAAACAGCGTTTTGGTGTAGCTCAGGCATTATTGGGAGATCCGAAAATTATCATTGTGGATGAGCCTACTGCCGGATTGGATCCTGAAGAACGCAACCGATTCAATACATTGCTCAATGATATCAGCCAGGAGGTTATCGTTATTTTGTCAACTCATCTCGTTGAAGATGTCAGAAATCTTTGCTCAGAAATGGCAGTGATGAACCACGGACAGATTCTCAGAAAAGGGAATCCCGGAAAATTAATTGCAGCGTTGGACAACAAAATCTGGTCAAAACCTATTGACAAAACCGAACTGGATACTTATAGTTCCAACTATGAGATTATCAGCAGACAGCTTCTAGAAAGAGAACTTCATATTACCGTATTTTCTGAAGAATCTCCCAAAAATTTCAGTTCCGTAACTCCTTTATTGGAACACGTTTATTTCCATACACTCACTCAAAAACCTTAA
- a CDS encoding TfoX/Sxy family protein: MAYSTELADRVRERLSMVENIEVEEKKMFSGLAFLVNEKMCINISHDNLMCRYDPEMEDEVSEKKGFLPMIMKGKQLNGYCYVEPIGFKKADDFEYWIKICLDYNPIAKASKK; encoded by the coding sequence ATGGCTTACAGTACTGAACTTGCCGACCGGGTACGTGAACGGCTTTCAATGGTAGAAAACATTGAGGTTGAAGAGAAGAAAATGTTCAGCGGACTGGCTTTTCTGGTGAATGAGAAAATGTGCATCAATATCAGTCATGACAACCTGATGTGCCGTTATGATCCTGAAATGGAAGATGAGGTTTCGGAGAAAAAAGGTTTTCTGCCGATGATTATGAAAGGGAAGCAGCTCAATGGGTATTGCTATGTAGAACCCATTGGTTTTAAAAAAGCAGATGATTTTGAATATTGGATCAAAATCTGTCTGGATTATAATCCGATAGCAAAGGCTTCGAAGAAGTGA
- a CDS encoding DUF2975 domain-containing protein, with translation MNQTKIISRILFYICSVLSAGYLITFVYSIFCLITGFAVTPYKEGKFLHINYPFTEQPFLNIENNYSYMIFSFLSVLITYGIFFWLSARVFKVFFQQKLFTQENINQLKKFYLYNIFIPLPLVIIASFFVEVESMIWGLVFIHFMLGIFCLFLANIFKQGLHLQNEQDLFI, from the coding sequence ATGAACCAGACCAAAATTATTTCAAGGATTTTATTTTATATCTGCTCTGTATTGTCAGCTGGATATTTAATCACTTTTGTGTACTCTATATTCTGTCTTATCACCGGATTTGCGGTTACACCTTACAAAGAGGGAAAGTTTCTCCACATCAATTATCCGTTTACAGAACAGCCATTTCTGAATATCGAAAACAATTACTCCTATATGATTTTTTCATTTCTGTCTGTACTCATCACTTATGGAATCTTTTTCTGGTTATCTGCCAGGGTTTTCAAAGTATTTTTCCAGCAGAAACTGTTTACACAGGAAAATATCAATCAGCTTAAGAAATTTTACCTGTACAATATTTTCATTCCCCTTCCGCTGGTGATTATCGCGAGTTTCTTTGTGGAAGTAGAAAGTATGATATGGGGACTGGTGTTTATTCACTTTATGCTTGGAATTTTCTGTCTGTTTCTTGCGAATATCTTTAAGCAAGGACTACATTTGCAAAACGAACAAGACCTATTTATTTAA